One segment of Nodosilinea sp. PGN35 DNA contains the following:
- a CDS encoding Uma2 family endonuclease, translating into MLPTITPDILDLPAGTRIEFPATYAEYEALLDRLGDRAALRLRFRDNQILLMAPLPEHGNQADSLSDLVKVLLRKTGQDWQGYGVMTLRKSGVSGVEPDASFYIQNRQAVLGKPRLDLDFDPPPDLALETDLTSITRIEDYVPFAIPEVWIYKAGQLMIYRFVAGRYLKQNESQVFPDIPVADLLPVYVKRAWQFGSSLALREFEQALQ; encoded by the coding sequence ATGCTGCCAACCATTACTCCAGACATCCTAGACCTACCTGCGGGCACGCGGATCGAGTTTCCCGCGACCTATGCGGAGTACGAGGCGTTGCTGGATCGCTTGGGCGATCGCGCTGCCCTGCGCCTGCGCTTTCGAGACAACCAAATTCTGCTCATGGCCCCTCTACCCGAACACGGCAACCAGGCCGATAGTCTGTCTGACCTGGTCAAAGTACTGCTGCGCAAGACAGGTCAAGACTGGCAAGGTTACGGAGTAATGACCCTGCGTAAAAGTGGTGTGTCTGGGGTAGAGCCCGACGCCTCGTTCTACATTCAAAATCGGCAGGCGGTGCTAGGTAAACCTCGCTTAGATTTAGATTTTGATCCACCGCCCGATCTGGCTCTCGAAACAGACCTTACCTCTATTACTCGTATCGAAGACTATGTGCCCTTTGCCATACCTGAAGTATGGATTTATAAGGCGGGTCAATTAATGATTTATCGTTTTGTTGCAGGTCGCTACCTAAAACAGAATGAGAGCCAGGTTTTTCCAGACATTCCTGTAGCAGACTTGCTCCCAGTCTACGTTAAACGAGCTTGGCAGTTTGGTTCGAGCCTTGCCCTGCGTGAGTTTGAGCAAGCTCTACAGTAG
- the cysS gene encoding cysteine--tRNA ligase: MSVVLYNTLTRQKEAFETLEPGRVKIYCCGVTVYDYSHLGHARCYVAWDTVRRYLLWRGYAVHYVQNFTDIDDKILNRAKTEHSTMQTVAERYTQAYLEDIARLNVMEADEYTYATKTLDGIQRLIGELETKGYAYPANGDVYYSVRKFDGYGKLSGRKLDDMQAGASGRVAAEESIKQDPFDFALWKGAKDGEPFWESPWGPGRPGWHIECSAMIRERFGATIDIHLGGSDLVFPHHENEIAQSEAATGHPLSRYWMHNGMVNVGGEKMSKSLGNFTTIRDLLDGANAPDPMAVRLFLLQGSYRKPVDFTDEAIAAAQTSWGTLKDGLRFGHQFGARLGWADASDTAFGDPAAMRIDRDSEPVQAFQTAMDDDFNTAGGLAVLFDLAKDLRRAGNVITHTGEADRDSATLRQQWQTLVCLAQVLGLEAQPEVESAPQNGLADDAIEALLAQRREARAAKNFAEGDRIRDLLQAAGITLIDKPGGITEWHR; encoded by the coding sequence ATGAGCGTCGTTCTCTACAACACCCTGACCCGTCAGAAAGAAGCCTTTGAAACCCTAGAGCCGGGCCGGGTGAAGATCTACTGCTGCGGCGTCACGGTATACGACTACTCCCACCTGGGCCACGCCCGCTGCTACGTGGCCTGGGACACGGTGCGGCGCTACCTGCTGTGGCGGGGCTACGCCGTCCACTACGTGCAAAACTTCACCGACATCGACGACAAAATTCTCAACCGGGCCAAGACTGAGCACTCCACCATGCAGACGGTGGCCGAACGCTACACCCAGGCGTACCTGGAGGACATCGCCCGCCTGAACGTGATGGAGGCCGACGAGTACACCTACGCCACCAAAACCCTGGACGGCATTCAGCGGCTGATTGGCGAACTGGAAACCAAGGGCTACGCCTACCCCGCCAACGGCGACGTATACTATTCTGTCCGCAAGTTCGACGGCTATGGCAAGCTCTCGGGCCGCAAGCTCGACGACATGCAGGCTGGGGCCAGCGGTCGGGTAGCGGCGGAAGAGTCTATCAAACAAGACCCCTTTGACTTTGCCCTGTGGAAAGGGGCGAAGGACGGTGAACCCTTTTGGGAATCGCCCTGGGGGCCGGGGCGACCGGGGTGGCACATTGAGTGCTCGGCCATGATTCGCGAACGCTTTGGGGCCACCATTGACATCCATTTGGGCGGCAGCGACCTGGTGTTTCCCCACCACGAGAATGAAATTGCCCAGTCGGAGGCGGCCACCGGCCATCCCCTATCCCGCTACTGGATGCACAACGGCATGGTAAATGTGGGCGGCGAGAAGATGTCGAAATCCCTGGGCAACTTCACCACCATCCGCGATCTGCTGGATGGAGCCAATGCCCCTGACCCGATGGCGGTGCGGCTGTTTTTGCTCCAGGGCAGCTACCGCAAGCCAGTGGATTTTACCGATGAGGCGATCGCCGCCGCCCAGACCAGCTGGGGCACCCTCAAAGACGGGCTGCGGTTTGGCCACCAGTTTGGGGCCAGGCTGGGCTGGGCCGATGCCTCAGATACGGCCTTCGGGGATCCGGCGGCCATGCGGATTGACCGGGACAGCGAACCCGTTCAGGCATTTCAAACCGCCATGGATGACGACTTTAACACCGCTGGCGGCCTGGCGGTGCTGTTTGACCTGGCCAAAGACCTGCGCCGAGCGGGCAATGTCATCACCCACACGGGGGAGGCCGATCGCGACAGTGCCACCCTGCGCCAGCAGTGGCAAACTTTGGTCTGCCTGGCCCAGGTGCTGGGCTTAGAGGCGCAGCCTGAAGTAGAGAGTGCCCCCCAGAACGGGCTGGCGGATGACGCGATCGAGGCGCTGCTGGCCCAGCGGCGCGAGGCGCGGGCGGCGAAGAATTTTGCCGAGGGCGATCGCATCCGCGATCTGCTCCAGGCCGCAGGCATCACCCTGATCGACAAGCCCGGCGGCATCACCGAGTGGCACCGCTAA
- a CDS encoding pentapeptide repeat-containing protein, giving the protein MVSRSRLCRMFVATLMVLTLCLGWGTAAQATSYDRQNLRQSDWSHQDLRGNDYTRADMADADMSHTNLRGVRLFDTTLARANMEGADMTGATLDGARFVQANLTNAILAGAYAFGTDFREAIIDGADFTDVLLDPKVNKMLCDVAQGINPVTGRKTRDTLYCP; this is encoded by the coding sequence ATGGTTAGTCGATCGCGCCTGTGTCGGATGTTTGTAGCCACGCTGATGGTGCTGACCCTGTGTCTCGGCTGGGGCACTGCGGCCCAGGCCACCAGCTACGATCGCCAAAATCTCAGACAGTCTGACTGGTCCCACCAAGACCTGCGCGGCAACGACTACACCCGAGCCGATATGGCCGACGCCGACATGAGCCACACGAACCTGCGCGGCGTGCGTCTGTTTGATACCACCCTGGCCCGCGCCAATATGGAAGGGGCCGATATGACCGGGGCCACCCTAGATGGGGCGCGCTTTGTTCAGGCTAACCTCACCAACGCCATCTTGGCGGGGGCCTACGCCTTCGGCACTGACTTTCGTGAGGCGATCATAGACGGGGCCGACTTTACCGACGTGCTGCTCGATCCCAAGGTCAACAAAATGCTCTGCGACGTGGCCCAGGGCATTAACCCAGTGACGGGACGCAAGACCAGGGATACCCTCTACTGCCCGTAG